The following are encoded in a window of Ogataea parapolymorpha DL-1 chromosome VII, whole genome shotgun sequence genomic DNA:
- a CDS encoding GTP-binding protein YPT31/YPT8 → MADTAEDYSYDYEYLFKIVLIGDSSVGKTNLLSRFTRDEFNPDSRATIGVEFATRTVEIDGKRVKAQIWDTAGQERYRAITAAYYRGAVGALVVYDISSSNSYESVSRWLREMKEHADANIVIALVGNKSDLDHLRAVPTEEAKDFAAENNLLFTEASALNAENVELTFHQLIKNIYEMVSKRKFDMDGMDSSANKNLGGQTITLTPAPKDQKISKNSGCC, encoded by the exons ATGGCGGATACTGCAGAGGATTATTCATACGATTACGAATACCTTTTTAAAA TTGTTCTCATCGGAGATTCTTCGGTCGGAAAAACCAACCTTTTGTCTAGGTTCACAAGAGACGAGTTCAACCCAGACTCCCGGGCCACTATAGGCGTCGAGTTTGCCACGAGAACGGTGGAGATCGATGGTAAAAGAGTCAAGGCTCAGATCTGGGATACTGCGGGACAGGAAAGATACAGAGCAATCACTGCTGCGTACTATAGAGGAGCGGTGGGGGCGCTTGTTGTTTATGACATatccagctcaaactcatACGAATCGGTCTCTAGATGGCTCAGGGAAATGAAAGAACATGCCGACGCAAACATAGTGATAGCTCTTGTTGGCAACAAATCTGATTTGGATCATCTGAGGGCAGTCCCTACTGAAGAAGCTAAAGATTTCGCTGCTGAGAATAATTTGTTATTTACTGAAGCATCTGCATTGAACGCCGAAAACGTCGAGCTTACTTTCCATCAACTTATCAAGAACATCTACGAAATGGtttcaaaaagaaaattCGATATGGATGGCATGGATTCTTCTGCTAACAAAAACCTTGGAGGACAAACCATCACGCTCACGCCCGCTCCTAAGGATCAGAAAATCTCAAAAAATTCTGGCTGTTGCTAA
- a CDS encoding Mitochondrial protein involved in protein import into the mitochondrial matrix: MLALRRSSRMMCRQGLLRFNSSKSPDGKSSNPGTYISTSEIDPVLLDKLFRNNKPQTSILPQHGSFALRQQLANIQQKDKFKVLDENLLKLQSTPINFNYYLRNLKDLKNANQLPYKFGANQLVSKDSDVNDLLRKVVWEFNAPIRYAFGYGSKVFDQGSTKSSNSQVDMIYAVSYPDHWHSLNIAQNPDHYSSLRHLGSSIVSQIGELGAGVYFNPFVKLNFKRSKVDTNFELKYGVTSMNTLINDLINWDTMYLSGRLHKPVAVVRNTPKICLLNQYNLTNAIKLSLLLTNKNEISEYGLYHQIAELSYLGDPRLKARGEDVRKVDKIVTNQFEQFREMYLPLLTNYFPKVVQQISAPDSAEHRFKVNLDSQSIAEIIADLPSTFRKRLLSKYSSKYESSLASDLFARRIIAPNQLLADLKPAKPAAELSFLDLQQLSEEASLNQIPVEDWNYLPNTYKVKNSPFIRNVANDDLLVNSLKDTVKETVLRPALIQSLKGVLTAGVLRSWKYAAEKRRKFNQSINN; this comes from the coding sequence ATGCTGGCTCTaagaagaagctcgagaATGATGTGTCGTCAGGGCCTTTTGCGTTTTAACTCGTCCAAGAGCCCTGATGGAAAGTCCTCCAATCCCGGCACATACATTTCTACGAGCGAAATTGATCCTGTGCTGTTGGATAAACTGTTTAGGAATAATAAGCCCCAGACATCGATCTTACCTCAACATGGTTCATTTGCGCTTCGACAGCAGCTCGCTAACATTCAGCAGAAGGATAAGTTCAAGGTCTTGGATGAGAATTTGTTGAAGTTGCAGTCGACACCGATCAACTTCAATTACTACTTGCGAAATCTAAAAGATTTGAAGAATGCTAATCAGCTACCATATAAATTTGGTGCAAATCAACTGGTTTCTAAAGATTCCGATGTGAATGATTTATTGCGGAAAGTTGTTTGGGAATTTAACGCACCAATAAGGTATGCCTTTGGGTACGGATCtaaagtttttgatcaagGTTCAACGAAGTCTTCGAATTCTCAGGTTGACATGATATATGCAGTTTCTTATCCTGATCACTGGCACTCGCTGAACATCGCTCAAAATCCCGATCATTATTCCAGCCTGAGACACTTGGGTTCAAGCATAGTATCTCAAATTGGTGAATTGGGAGCAGGGGTGTATTTCAATCCTTTTGTTAAGCTCAATTTCAAAAGAAGCAAGGTAGACACGaatttcgagctcaagTATGGGGTCACTTCTATGAACACATTGATCAACGATCTCATAAACTGGGATACCATGTATCTTAGTGGAAGATTGCACAAGCCTGTTGCTGTGGTAAGAAACACTCCTAAAATTTGTCTATTGAATCAGTATAATCTGACGAATGCTATCAAATTGTCACTGCTCTTGACCAACAAAAATGAGATTTCAGAATACGGACTGTATCATCAAATTGCGGAGCTGAGTTACTTGGGGGATCCAAGGTTAAAGGCAAGGGGCGAGGATGTTCGCAAAGTGGACAAAATTGTTACTAACCAGTTCGAACAATTCAGAGAAATGTACCTGCCACTTCTCACAAACTACTTTCCAAAAGTTGTCCAACAAATTAGTGCTCCAGACAGTGCTGAACATCGCTTCAAAGTGAACTTGGACTCGCAAAGCATCGCAGAAATAATTGCTGATTTGCCAAGTACGTTTAGAAAACGTCTATTGTCCAAGTATAGCTCCAAATACGAGTCTAGCCTTGCTTCTGATTTATTCGCAAGAAGAATTATTGCTCCAAATCAACTGCTTGCTGACTTGAAGCCGGCAAAACCAGCTGCAGAGCTGTCGTTTTTGGATCTTCAACAGCTTTCCGAAGAGGCGAGCTTAAATCAGATACCAGTGGAGGACTGGAATTATCTCCCCAACACATACAAGGTGAAAAACTCGCCATTTATTCGAAACGTTGCGAATGATGATTTACTCGTCAATTCTCTCAAAGACACAGTTAAGGAGACCGTTCTGAGGCCGGCCTTGATTCAAAGCCTCAAGGGGGTTTTGACGGCCGGAGTGCTCAGATCGTGGAAATATGCCGCGGAGAAGAGGAGAAAATTCAATCAGAGTATAAATAATTGA